The Lactuca sativa cultivar Salinas chromosome 2, Lsat_Salinas_v11, whole genome shotgun sequence genome includes the window TCATTGTATCTTAACTTCATATGTAAAAAGTCACATTGAAAATAAAAGTCAAGTGTCCATTTTTCACTTGAAAGTATAACGTAGTTTGTATTTTAGCGTCGGAAGAAACATTTGACAGTTGATTGAAAAATTGAAATGTGAAAAGTTTATCATGAAGAAATTCATAATTATTACAAGTTAATAGTAAGGTAATTTGTATGTGCATTTCACAAAATGATCATTATAACATGAAATTTTAGAATCTAGATTAGTTTATGATATGATTCTAGTCATAAAAATGGTTATTATGCTCGTGAATAATGAAATATTCATAATCAAATGGACTATATTAGTGTATCACAACGAGAATACTTTGAAGTTATTTTAATTGAATCTGAAAATTGCTAGCTTAGAATCTAAGGATCTTGTTGATGAGGGATAATGTGAATGCGAAACCCTAAACAATAAGTTTCAGATGGAAGCAATATTAAATAGCATAGAAAGGGAACAAAGAATAAGACCTTAGTTTTTCCTGCATTGGTTTGAGTAGTGGTGCCTTCAGCTGCCATTTCAGACTCCTGTTTGAGATCAACCTTAAGGTCTACAACAATGGTCTTGCTCTCCAAATCCCAAATCTTAATGCTTGACTCTGTAGCAGCGCACAGCCAGTACCTATTAGGGCTGAAGCAAAGAGCATGAATGATCGAACTGGCATCTAGAGAGTAAAGTCTCTTGCCCTCAGCCAAATCCCAAAGCAAAATCATCCCATCTTTTCCACCACTAGCGCACAGAGAACCATCCGGCGACACTGCAACGGTGTTCACATAGCCACCGTGTCCGGCCAAAGTTGATCTGAGCTTACAGTTAGTCAAATTCCAGATCTTCACAGTTTTGTCCCATGAGGCTGAGACAATTGTTGGCTGCAAAGTGTTGGGGCTGAAACGAACACAACTTACCCAATCACTGTGAGCGTCGCCGTCTTGGATTGTGTATTTGCATTCTCCGAGTGTGTTCCACAGTTTGATCGACTTGTCACGGGATGCAGAGACGATCTGACGGTTGTCGATCGAGAATGCGACGGAAAGGACGTCTTTGGTGTGGCCAACGAAGCGGCGTGCGGTGGTTCCGGCGTTGAGATCCCAGAGACGGAGTTCTCCGTCCCATGAACCTGAGAGAGCAAACTGACCGTCGGAGGAGAGAACGACGTCTTGAACAAAGTGAGAGTGGCCGGTGAGACGGCGCTGTGCGACACCATAGGTTTTGTCTTCCTTAGTGAGGCGCCAAACGATGATTGATTTGTCACGAGAAGAGGTGACGATCATGTCGGAGTTGTCGATTGGGGTGGCGATTGCGGTGACCCAATCGGTGTGGGCCCTCATCGTGCCGCGGAGTACCAATGAGTCCGCCATTTCTTTTGCTACTGGAAGCTCCTCTCAGATGATACAAGAGGCTGAGCAGAAGCGAAGGTTAGGGAGAAACCCTAGACGTAGAAGAAGTGAATTTATAGTGGGCTATTTAGGGTTTTGGCCTTTGGACTGGATTGGAGATTAGGCCTTTTTGTTTTCTTAGAACAAATTGTATAGAGAGAAAATTAAAATTGACCATTTTGGTTATAGGCttttgaaaaaatcaaattttctaCATTTCATCAAAATGTTATTTGTTTTCCAATGGTTTGGTGTTAAGTCgtatggtttttattaaaaatttgcttttgtattttgaaaaataataataataataatacatgcaCTATGAAAttgttgttaatatattataaaatatgtgatttttatattgaataattaAAGTTGTTTTATGATGAAGATACATTGTAGTGAAATAGTACACACATGAGACGTAAAATGTTGTGCTAAAAATCATGGAGGTTCAAGACAAATCTCGTGCTAAAACGCACGGAGGTTCGAGTCATCATCAAGACATAATATTAAGAATGCTTTGAAAACTATATAAAATTATTTTGCGTGATTTTGCAATTATTTTATTgtgaaatactcaaataagtaGCATTTTGATAAAAAGTAAAGGATACGGTCATTTATTAGGATTTGTAACGTCTTTAATTTGGGTTTAGACTTTTAGTCGGTTTTtgatataattataaaaatatatatttataattaaatattctTAAAATGTTGTTaagtattaaataattaattattgaaAACATAAAGAAGGGTAATAAAAAAACATTCGATGATATTTGgactttaaaaattaaaataaacaaataaggaCTAAATTTATCAAGTTGGTCAAACTtgaggtgtaacatcccaaaaatcttaGTAAAATTTTCATGTTTGCAAAAACAATTCAACTACCAcaagtgtttacaaaacattttcCAAGAGTAACAGCCACAATCAGactgtcccaaaatcataaaatcaagagCATATGGACGATCATGCATTTGTTTTTCCATAATCATCTGAAGtaactgaaacaataaactgaaattgtaagtcaaagcttagtgagttctcccaaagtACCACGCACAACCAAACAGATATTCATATTGCATGTCCACAACCTCCCAGTTGGATTACCCTGGCCTACAACCTCCCGGATTAATTGCATTGGCTCACAACCTCCTAGTTGGATTGCCCTGACCCACAACACCTTGGTTGGATTGTCCCGGGTTTGTTGACTGACCGCACAAAGCAATATAGTCTCAACCTAACCACACTATGccgacatataacaaataacatatatccaacaaacatataatcatataaccagtcaacaaaCTAACAGACATATATACAGATCACTATCGTATAGCAACATCTTATATACTAGaatacatatctaacagatcactgcAGCATAACAACATCTtacataccag containing:
- the LOC111885428 gene encoding guanine nucleotide-binding protein subunit beta-like protein; amino-acid sequence: MADSLVLRGTMRAHTDWVTAIATPIDNSDMIVTSSRDKSIIVWRLTKEDKTYGVAQRRLTGHSHFVQDVVLSSDGQFALSGSWDGELRLWDLNAGTTARRFVGHTKDVLSVAFSIDNRQIVSASRDKSIKLWNTLGECKYTIQDGDAHSDWVSCVRFSPNTLQPTIVSASWDKTVKIWNLTNCKLRSTLAGHGGYVNTVAVSPDGSLCASGGKDGMILLWDLAEGKRLYSLDASSIIHALCFSPNRYWLCAATESSIKIWDLESKTIVVDLKVDLKQESEMAAEGTTTQTNAGKTKVIYCTSLSWSADGSTLFSGYTDGVVRVWGIGRY